Genomic segment of Oscillospiraceae bacterium:
AACCCGCAGGGCAACGGCATTTGCAGAAAATTTGCCCAGTTTACGCCAATCGCGTGCCTTGAGCGTAATCGTCTGTGTTGCGCCATCGCGGATATACCACTGTGATTCGATATCATGGGGCAACGGGTCGCGGTTTTTGGCAGGCTGCCAGGACATGAATTTGCGTGCCTCCATGTGTTTGACAGCATCGATGACATCGGCGACAACAGCACTGGCAGTTGGCATGGCGCCCGCACCGCGGCCGTAGAACATGACATGCCCGATAGCGTCGCCGGTGACGGTGATGCCGTTGTATACGTCATTAACATTGGCAAGGGGCGAGGCATTGGGTACAAAATGCGGCGCCACCCACGCATAGATTTTGCCGCTGTCAGTGCAGTGGGCGCGGGCAAGTAATTTCACGGCATAGCCGTTTTCTGACGCATATTGCATATCTTGCGGGGTAATGGCTTCAATGCCTTGTACATTAAGTTGTTCGGGATAGACATGCGCACCGAACGCCAGCGATGCCAAAATGCAAATCTTGCGGCAAGCATCATGGCCTTGTACGTCATCGGCAGGGTCGGCCTCGGCATATCCTTTATCCTGCGCTTCTTGGAGTGCTGTTTCAAAGGTCAAGCCGCGGTCTTTCATGTTGGTGAGCATATAGTTTGTCGTGCCGTTGAGGATGCCGCAAATATCGGAAATGCGGTTGGCGGCGAGGCATTGGTCAATTGGCCGGATGATGGGGATGCCGCCGCCGACGCTTGCTTCGAAGAGATAGT
This window contains:
- a CDS encoding homoserine dehydrogenase, with amino-acid sequence MVSVAILGCGIVGAGVADLLTQNAAPISARAKEHVSLKYILDIRDLSNTPYAPYAIKDFDTIANDPAVKVVVEAIGGATVSLDFTRRALQAGKHVVTSNKELVAEYGDELLALGKENGVNYLFEASVGGGIPIIRPIDQCLAANRISDICGILNGTTNYMLTNMKDRGLTFETALQEAQDKGYAEADPADDVQGHDACRKICILASLAFGAHVYPEQLNVQGIEAITPQDMQYASENGYAVKLLARAHCTDSGKIYAWVAPHFVPNASPLANVNDVYNGITVTGDAIGHVMFYGRGAGAMPTASAVVADVIDAVKHMEARKFMSWQPAKNRDPLPHDIESQWYIRDGATQTITLKARDWRKLGKFSANAVALRVLDA